A single Mustela lutreola isolate mMusLut2 chromosome X, mMusLut2.pri, whole genome shotgun sequence DNA region contains:
- the LOC131821815 gene encoding E3 ubiquitin-protein ligase RLIM-like — MENSGFDDEDKSAALRRSQRDRLVREEDFYQFVNNLSEEDYKLMRDNDLLGIPGETTLEELQRRLQRIKDNPPQNSDKNTGGGDSSDNSSSGDSLLNWVNSFQQTENVTSRQTEHQIWEELSQINSNNNNTKFGLEMNFNVNNGSPNPENKDVPSTRFPRGDNIENIQRQAENTQSESTFIRPPMSEQSTTEALIEVPVTRGQRRARSRSPEHRRTRARIESSSAPNSWSDLLLRFHQSIAPETFEQLLEEENELYSRIQHQETSGQQITGTEPQNSGLFSTSGTRNAVQEESSPDTTSDGESWEVEQISSTILFNFEVGQVHLGAYSHSDSIASRTPLTCETPTLESEQGGLWNMFPSFEQTDATAYLSTIGIPIHRILNTDLNDTISTTIQSTLTQTVTTFSGSIDLMDSDSDLVHSISPPSENMERAESPNERDGSGDRTSSGSNSTTSSDFHSSFPLISSSNSSYITSFNSSPISSSSSSDENSEIRSLMFDGTNEISLSSGSPSEARQESRPMSPIIFDESNSWTSLNLDHFFLLNEDYHDRTTGLTKAQIDNLAVRSFGKSGALKACSICITEYTEGNRLRILPCSHEFHIHCIDRWLLENSTCPICRRKAVESGERENSN; from the exons ATGGAAAATTCAGGTTTCGACGATGAAGACAAATCTGCAGCCCTACGCAGAAGTCAGAGGGACCGACTGGTCCGGGAAGAAGATTTCTATCAATTTGTAAATAACCTGAGTGAAGAAGATTACAAGCTAATGAGGGATAACGATTTACTAGGCATTCCCGGTGAAACTACATTAGAAGAATTGCAGAGGAGACTTCAACGAATTAAAGACAACCCACCACAAAATTCAGATAAAAATACAG GTGGAGGAGATTCTTCTGATAATTCATCTAGTGGTGACTCTCTATTAAACTGGGTTAACTCTTTCCAACAAACTGAAAATGTGACAAGTAGGCAAACAGAACACcaaatttgggaagaactgagCCAGATTAATTCAAATAACAATAATACCAAATTTGgtttagaaatgaattttaatgttaataatgGGAGCCCAAATCCAGAGAACAAAGATGTACCATCTACAAGATTTCCCAGAGGAGACAATATAGAAAACATCCAAAGGCAAGCGGAAAATACACAGTCTGAATCAACATTTATAAGACCACCTATGTCAGAACAAAGTACAACTGAAGCATTAATAGAAGTACCAGTCACTAGAGGTCAGCGAAGAGCAAGAAGTAGGAGCCCAGAGCATCGAAGAACCAGAGCAAGAATTGAAAGTAGTTCAGCTCCAAATTCATGGAGTGATCTTTTACTAAGATTTCATCAGAGTATAGCACCTGAGACTTTTGAGCAGCTTCTGGAAGAGGAGAATGAGTTATATTCTAGAATTCAGCACCAAGAAACATCTGGACAGCAAATAACTGGAACTGAGCCACAAAATAGTGGTCTTTTTTCAACTTCTGGAACAAGGAATGCTGTTCAAGAAGAAAGTTCTCCAGATACAACCAGTGATGGTGAATCTTGGGAAGTGGAGCAGATAAGTTCAACCATATTGTTCAATTTTGAAGTAGGACAAGTTCATCTTGGGGCATATTCTCATAGTGATAGCATAGCTAGCAGAACTCCGTTAACATGTGAGACACCAACTTTAGAAAGTGAACAAGGAGGACTTTGGAATATGTTTCCATCTTTTGAGCAGACAGATGCAACAGCTTATCTCAGTACCATCGGAATTCCCATCCACAgaattttaaatactgatttaaatGATACAATATCTACTACAATTCAGAGCACATTAACGCAGACAGTGACAACATTCAGTGGCTCAATTGACCTTATGGACAGTGATAGTGATTTAGTGCATAGTATCTCACCCCCAAGTGAAAACATGGAAAGGGCAGAGTCACCAAATGAAAGAGATGGTTCTGGTGATAGGACTAGTTCTGGTTCCAATTCAACTACTAGTTCTGATTTCCATTCAAGTTTTCCATTGATTTCTAGTTCAAATTCCAGCTACATAACTAGTTTCAATTCTAGTCCTATTTCCAGTTCCAGCTCCAGTGATGAAAATTCAGAAATTAGATCACTGATGTTTGACGGCACTAATGAAATAAGCTTATCATCAGGCTCACCATCAGAAGCCAGGCAAGAAAGTAGACCTATGAGCCCAATAATATTTGATGAAAGTAACTCTTGGACCTCCCTTAATCTggaccatttttttctcttgaatgaAGACTATCATGACCGAACTACAGGACTCACCAAAGCACAAATTGACAACTTGGCTGTAAGATCTTTTGGTAAAAGTGGTGCATTAAAAGCCTGTAGTATTTGCATCACAGAGTATACAGAAGGCAACAGACTACGCATCCTACCTTGCTCCCATGAATTTCATATCCACTGTATCGATCGCTGGCTGTTGGAGAACTCTACCTGTCCTATTTGTCGTAGGAAAGCAGTAGAGTCTGgtgaaagagaaaattctaatTGA